Genomic window (Buchnera aphidicola (Kaburagia rhusicola ensigallis)):
TTCTGCATTAATTGCTGTTTCTACTGGTTTATTAGATCATATGAATAAAGATGAAGCGGAAGCTGTTCTAGCTCATGAAATTACGCATATAGCTAATGGTGATATGATTACTATGACTTTATTGCAGGGAGTAGTAAATACATTTGTAATCTTTGCATCTAGAATCGTAGCTCAAATGATATCACATGTTCTATCAAAAGATAAAGACGAGAATGACAATTCCTCTGGAAATAAATGGATATATATAATTTCTTCTACTATTTTAGAACTAATTTTTGGTATCTTTGCTAGTATAATAACTCTATGGTTTTCTAGACATCGTGAATTTTATGCTGATGCAGGATCTGCGAAATTAGTAGGAAAACATAAAATGATTGCAGCATTAGAAAAACTAAAATTGAGTTACGAACCTCAAGCGTCTAATAGCATGATTGCATTTTGTATTAATGGAAAATCTAAACGTTTCTTAAATTTATTTATGTCTCATCCATCATTAGAAAAACGAATTAACGCTCTATATAATAGAGAATATATGTAAAAAATCGATCAACTAATTGCGATAATATATAAAACCTGTTTTGTAATAAATAAAGAACATAATATTTATTATCTAAAAAGTAATATTTTATATTATTTTTACAAAATTATAGAAATCAAACGATAAAAAATCAATTATTAATAACATGATTTATGTAAAATTAAAAAATTTTTCTCAATGTGACGGTTTATTACCTTAAAATTCTAATGAAGGCCTATGTACAATTTCATCAGGCCTTTATTTTAA
Coding sequences:
- the htpX gene encoding protease HtpX, whose amino-acid sequence is MIRIVLFLLTNLAVMCVFGFILSVTGIKSESIYGLLIMSTIFGFSGSIVSLLMSKWIALKSINGQIIKNPNSDLEIWLMNTIKHQSERVGIRMPEVAIYCAADINAFATGPRRNSALIAVSTGLLDHMNKDEAEAVLAHEITHIANGDMITMTLLQGVVNTFVIFASRIVAQMISHVLSKDKDENDNSSGNKWIYIISSTILELIFGIFASIITLWFSRHREFYADAGSAKLVGKHKMIAALEKLKLSYEPQASNSMIAFCINGKSKRFLNLFMSHPSLEKRINALYNREYM